TTCAAACTCTTGTGTTTTtgctcttttgaaaaaaaaatttattttaaattaatattttttatattttaaaatctttttaatatgttaatataaaaaatatattttaaaaaattatatattattttaatatatttataaataaaaaaatattttaaaaaataatgacaatcAAAATACACTACAAATCAAGCTCTAGCTTCTCTGCAAGTTGTCTTTAATTTATTGCCGGTTGTCATTTGCCAGCCACGTGAAAATAAACAACCGAAAGTGACAGTGAGAAATTAAACCATGGGTGGTGTTTGATTGTGaggatgcaatttttttttgtaaaagaatttagaattttttgttttctcagttttaaattgattttttttaatatttcttaaattatttcgatttactaatataaaaaataaaataatatattattttaatatatttcaaaacaaaaaatacatttaaaaacaacaatgatTTAAAACCCGCAAACGAGGGATCCGTCCGTTACACTGAGAAATGGTCCGGTGGATTGATGGAGATGCAACGGCAAGGCGAATTTGATATTTCATTCACgtgtaaacaaaacaaaaccatcaatcaatgaatattaaATAAGCTTTGAAAAGGAAGGTGACGACTGACGTGTGGGAGAGAGATTGAGGTGAGGTGATGAAAACGAACATGGCTATTGGAGTATGCCAGAGGTGCGCGCTcgcatttataatattaattggctgattaatttttgttttgctttgagtTTCTTACACGATACGAGCATATGCATTACACTTCCATGTTTGTGTAAGATTATCAACATTGTTTTGTCATGTCtggtatatttaaaatattttataccactcgaataaaattaagttgaagacggataatgattttttaaaatatattctccatataatttcatattttctaaACATTTTTCAACCATGAGAGTAATTATCATCTTATatgttgctttatttatttttatatttcaaaaaaaaattgaaaaaatttaattttttttactttaaattaatattttttaatatttttaagatcattttaatacgttgatgttaaaaataatttttaaaaaataaaaaaaaaatatttttaatatatttttaagtaaaaaatattttaaaaaacaaccacaaccacaatcctaaacaccaaaaaaaaaaatccccaacTCCACTGCCGTTTGTGCAGCAACATCAATCACCAGGCATTAAAATGGACTACATAACAAAGaccctttttaaattattctgcTCAAAATTCAACTATCCCCCGttcaaaatgaagaagaaaaagccAACTCAAATAGCATTACTTGTATCCAGAGACCCAATTATTCCCGTAGTCCGTGATCTGTcccatcatttaaaaaaaaaaaaaacagaaagactCACCGTCTAAAATCTCcacaggaaaaataaaataaaataaaataaattatagttttcttTCATCCTCCAACCATTTTATAAATATAGATGAAAAGCACTTCCCTACTACTGCTACGAACATGTCTGCAATTGGAAATTATAGTGAAGATTactatttaaaacatttttttattttaagctcAGCATGTtaaaacaatcaaagaatattaaaacatttaaaacaaaaaaataaaataaaatacatgttaCGTCCACGCAAtcaaaagcataaataagaaTCATGGGTCTTAAATTTTACTAGCATATTGGCCTGTGTTTTATAACaagttaataatatattttttaaaatataaaaatacctgaGTTAACTTAAAAGTACGGAATATATTTACACAtttattatctttaaataaaatattttatacagtAGCACCATGAATAGCACATGGTAGAACACCGCTCAGTATATCAGTAACTAACTTctttgcctttgttttttttccctttaagatatttctaattttattttcgttcctctttaatttttttatttttttccatattgtaaagaaaaaataaattgatgatattttttttatattatataaaagttaggtgatgatatttttttttcatttgaggttgggttgaattttcttattaaaacatgtttgtttttgcttttcataaatgaattgaaaaatattggaattttttatattttttcatttacttcaaataaatattttttgatgtttttgtgttattttgatgtcatgatataaaaaatatattttttttaaaaaaatattatctctgTATATTTTTGTAACCACATATCTTAAGATATTTCCAATACGTTATTTCAAGATGGTGATGGTGCAAATACATTCCGTGCTTCTAACCCAActcaaacatttttaaattttttaaaacatttgttATTGATCCACAGTGGAACGAGGTTCCATATGctagttattatattaatacataatagttattttctacaatattgttttaaaaaatacattgagataatatttaataaattttatgaacaataaaatccattgaaaaacaattcatgaaTATTATTTTGGGTAATATTATAAGGATATAAGGTATAGCTGTGCAACCAGACCTAACAACAATGGTGATGAATgtagtatatatataatctatttcaataataaaaaaaaaaggaaagttatCCCATATCGAATGATTATGTTATctttaatagaaataaaagtGGAATTCATTtagtaatgtattttttttaaaacaaatcttgGTAACTATAGTGtgttatcttttattattattgtagatTAGACtaaatgatttatatattttaacaaactttattaatattcaaaaaacaattaaatagtggcataaaaattttatatatgcatatttttaatacatgcctcatatataattttaatgaactttttaaaatagaagcattttaaaaaaaataaattataatattattatatcgtAACACTACTATAACCTTTCGGAAGTAAATAacttttggcaaaaaaaaaaaaaaatgccacctaacaacaatttttatctaaacacaacaaaaacaaagcctCCACAAGTGCCACGATGTCATTCATAGTACAATCTGTAACAAGGTGTTGTTTACGGTGTAATGAGTAAATATATACAGTAAATCTGCAGTGTTTTTACCACGCTAATTGGTACCGGGTCTCACGTACAATGGCCCCCACTGAATTTTGCACCGACACGAAAATCCAGCGAAGCTAAGACCACGCGGTGTTTCTAGCCCGTGTTCATGTATTCCGATCAAAATGTGCTCCTTGCAAGTCCTTAGCTGGATTGAGGAGGAACCTGCTAGAGGACTGCACGGCAATGGCCTTTGCTTGTTTggtattctctctctctccttctctgtattttttttgcccttttggCTGGGCCGTGATGGGCTTTAAAGGAAAATACCTGATCCATTACTGGCAAAATCTACCGGGCTGGGCCCACCTAATTCTTACTACTACATCCTGCATGGAGAGATTACAGGTATTTTCAGTTATTGTAGCGGGAGTCATTTTTACGAGGGTGAGGGGATGATATACTGAGAGTacttggtaatttttttttttttccaatttagtttattttggaatttttttatagagattttAGAAGTCCCAGATATAGAGTTCCAGGAAGGAAGAGATGATGGCCATGAACGGGGGATGCACACTTAAATAAAGGAATCTTCAGcaattaattataatcaataattattttagggAATTTGTTATACCAACCAACAAGGTAATATAATTTGCTGCATTCATGCGTataccaatattaaaaaaaaaaaaaaagaaagaagagaagaagagagaaaaagagagaggctATTATATATTAGCGTGCTCAAGACTCATTGATACTCAAATTAGAAACAATTAAGAGCTTTATTCTTCTTAAATAAATAGCGGAAGGCCCATTGCAATTTCTATGGTTACTTGAAGacactataattataattataattcctTCAAGTTatatacttttatttattatattataataataattataatgtctTGAAGTAAGTGCCCGTTTGGGCAAACTTCTCCTTGTACCTTTCTTGGAGATTTCTTGCCCGTTTAAACATGCCaagatccaaaaaaataaataaatattttttattcattaggAGATTTTTTGGAGGGACCTAGGGAGGGAGATGGCCCTTCAGCAGCTCAAAATAATCATTCCATCCTTTCCTGAACTGGAGCCGGGCTGTCCCTTGACTAATTTGTTTACACATCCCTCCTTGACGAGGGCCAGCATTCTGCAGATGAACGACGAAGAAAAAAACGTATTATTGTCCTTCTCATCGAGTTAAAagttgaaacttgaaacaaTACTTTTCACCTGGTCAtgaaattatgatgaaaattgagtagaagaaagaaaaagtgcTCATAAAGTACCTTGGgagaaataatttctttttgaatgcATCAAGTCTGGACATGGATGTCTTGCTTTCAATCCAATTACgaatgaatttagtttttaagtCATGAATTAAAGCcgataagatttttatttttatttttaatcataaactGCAATTGGCATTCTGTGTTAATTGAGttcgaaaaaataaaataaaaattataaggacAATTCCAGGCACTTCAACTAAGGTATCAGAGCTGTAAGGGTTTGCTTGGTGGGGTTTGTAGATTTGGTCATGGAAATCAATTGGTGGTAGAGTTTGATTCGAGGGAAACCAAGAGAAAATGTGGCAATTTCTGAACTAACTAACAAGCCcttcttaattttcttattcagCACAGGATCATGACTTAACCATGGCGAAAAATAGCTCCATTGCACACACAGCCGCAATGCAAAGTGCAAATGGATAATATTTAAGCAGGAAAGTTAATGGAACAGTATGCTGCGaggataaagaagaagaaaatgcagTTAATTTTGTCTTCACATAATGATATAAAGAGAAGGGGCAATCCACCATGGATGAAACCCGTCCTTTCGAGCACATGGACAAtggaacaagaaaaaagaaagccgTTCAAGGCTCTATCAGATATTATATCTCTGGACAATATCAGCATCAAGAACGCAGAAGAGAGTACGAAAGAAGAACATCATTTCGTACCATACCTATAATCAATCATGTCTCATCTCCTTGAACATTGTGCCTATACACCGCCATACATTTATTCATACACGAATATCTGTAGTCGTATGTGCTCTCCTCTTCTAGTGCAATAATCAGGTCCACAAGCCAACACCTTCACGATTGGAGGGTGTTTGAAATTGCGGTTGAAAGAGTCATAGTGACATTCTGGGTTTTTGCGTTTTTCGTACTCTGTGCTTTTCCCAATGATTGAGGCTCCAAATTGTTGTCGCCTTCGgactctctctatctctctcagTAGTAAGCAAGTAACATCTCTCTCCATCTCTCAAACCTAACACTACCCTTCTCGACTTACCATTTTAGACAAAACAATAAGAAGAGGAGTAAAAGACAGCCAAAGGAATGGAGGTGTATAGACTCTTGTTGTTGGATAATTGGGTACATGTGCACTACTTGGTGGCTTCTCTTAGTCTTGTTTCACTGTTTGCCAGTCACATTGCCTGGCTTTCAGGTCCCTGAATCACCCGGTACAAGACTTAAACGTGAAGGCTTGACAGCCCTCCCATCCAGTTGTTTTGGTGCCTGGCATCGTCACTGGAGGGCTAGAGCTGTGGGAGGGCAAGCCTTGTGCAGAAGGTCTTTTTCGAAAGCGACTCTGGGGTGGCAGATTCACTGAGGTATTCAAAAGGTTCGTATTGTAATTGAGAATCacattttgtttcatttctatgtcttaattttgattaaatttgtgAGTTTATCGTGTAATTTGTGTTGGTTTAAACACCTATTTCTCAACGCATAACCAAATTTGGTTCCATTTATTAAACCCTCCTCAGCATTGTTGAAATACATTTTCCTGGGTCAATTTATGTTTCAACTGGATTGAAATTGTGAACTTAAGTGGAACGGTATCAAAAGTTTTAGACCACTGTGTTGGTTGAATCATCTGTTTTATGACAGGGAGATTACCTTGACATAGTTgaattacattatattttttgctCCATTTAATCATAGAGTTAAATTATCGTTGTTGAGAGTTTTGGACCACTGTGTTTAGTTGGAGCTGTCTTTGTTTTATGAGATTGTTCTTGCTAGTTTGAAGCACTCATTTGCTCCTCTAATTCGGTGACTAGATTACTTAATTAATATGTGATTTTTGTTGGAATTTTTAGGCCACTGTGTTTGTTGGAGCATCTGTCTTTGCACAATGAGACTGGCCTTGACCCACCGGGCATTCGAATACGTGCAGTGCCAGGGCTGGTTGCAGCTGACTATTTTGCTCCAGGGTACTTTGTTTGGGCTGTTCTCATTAAGAATTTGGCAAAAATTGGTTATGAAGGGAAGAATATGCACATGGCAGCTTATGATTGGAGACTTTCTTTCCAAAATATATACAGAGGCATGGCGGTTCTTCCTCTGCCTTTTGTTATTCACTCAAAGCAGGAGTTCATCAGTCTAACACACACTGCCAGATTTCTCAAGTAATTCCGTTGACGCAGCAGTATTAACCATGGATTAAAAATCTTGAAAGTATTGAGCTATGTAATTCAGTTGAAGTTCTTGCTTTCAAATTAACTCCGAACTTGAGCAATGCGGAAAAATGGTTCAAAGAAGCTTTAAATTTTCTcctttgtgaatttttttagtagTAAATTGTCATAATTCTTATGTTAGAATCTTCGAAAAAACTTGTTTGCTAAAGAACCTAACATGAACTTTTGTTTTGCACGCGTGCTTATGTGTCATGTGACTTCCCTTGTTTCTTATGTGTCTGGTTGTTCCAAAATCCTTTTGATGTATCAATCTTCCCTCTCTAGTCATGTTCTCATTCCTGATCAGCGTTTTTGGTGTTGGGATCCCTACTAAGAGATCATATGTCTACAAGCTATCACCAACTGATAGGTGCAAGAGCATTCCGTTCCGAATTGATAGCTCAGTTGATGGAGATAAGGACAGTTGCTTGAGAGGTGGAGTGTACTTAACAGATGGTGATGAGAGCGTGCCTGTAATAAGTGCTGGTTTCATGTGTGCGAAAGGGTGGAGAGGAAGAACCCGGTTCAATCCATCTGGCATCTCTACGCACATAAGAGAGTATCGGCACAAACCACCAGCTAGCCTCCTTGAAGGAAGGGGTCTGGAGAGTGGAGCGCATGTGGACATCATGGGAAATCTTGCTTTAATATATGTTGTACTGAGAGTTGCCGCTGGAGCCAGGGGGGCTGAAATTGGAGGTGACAAGGTATATTCGGATATATTCAGAATGTCCGAGAGAACAAATCTACGACTGTGATCATGTTGCATTATTGTCACTACCAAAGCTTACGATAACAAAGAGTTTGCCGCCTGGCTCAGAGAGAGAACTAACAATAAAATGGAGTTGCAGCATTGAGGCCTGTCGACTCAACAGTGGTTAGTACTATCGTATAGTTTAAGGACTGTAGAGTTTTTGTGAATCCTGGATGAAGGAGAGAAGTACTTTGGAGGTGAAGAAAGGGCACACAAGAAACTGGAAGCATTATCTTCAGCAATTCTGCAGGAGTGTCCTGTTGGGCTGTTCTGGTCATTAGACCGTCGGTCGAGGTTTTGACAAACTGGGCtgtgcatttttgtttttgtttttcttctcaatgTTGCCATTGTCCAAGTttctgtaataaaaaaaagagctcaaAAGAACCGGATGAATGACGCAAAGTGCCTGAAGTCACCGGGTAAGGTCTTAATTGATCCTTCAGGGCGATAGGCATACTAGAAGTTTAGGTCATGCGCGATTGCAGAAAGAGGACAAgattaaagttttaaatattccacaataaaattttaaattaaagtttccATGCGGTAACCCTGTTTAAAAGGATTTTATGTTAGCTGTCTTTCTTATATGATTTTCATCTACTCGGTTGGTATagaaaactaaactaaataaaaaaaataaaacatcagggaaatattttcttaaactaaatcaaaaaaattaaaaaaagaaataattttccttaaaaatctcatgaataaaaatttatatattcttcTCGACAGGGTGAAAGTACAGCAAATGTACTGGTTGGATTCCAGGTTGCATCCTCTCATATGGATGAGTTTAAGGCATTGGCAGATAGTACCAGGGGTATGATTACAAATTTGCAACTGCAGACAACAAATTGAGGCGACGACCATGTATTCTTATGAGCTTCTTGATTCCAAGCAAACCAAACAAATGAATCATCCTTTGCAGGCCTGCAGACTGCAGTCACACTTGCATGTTGGGGTTTTGGCTGCAGATGATACATATTACATGAATAGTATCATAAGTTAgatgaactttaatgttttgGATCTGTTACATAAATTTAGGGAGCATTGAAAGAATTGACAATATGTTGCTAGGTCTTGCGACTATCTATTGTCATGTCTAGAGATTAATTAGGAAAATGATTCTGAGATTGATGGGTTTTACTGTGTTGCATATATGCATTGTAAGAACAACTACATAGTTTTGTCgagtcaagaaaagaaaagcaaaaattaCCACCCAGTTTACTTACATTTTCATTATCTACACCCTCAGGAACAATTTGTACTGTCTGACCAGGCTGAGCAAAGCCTGATCATCCACCTAACATGGGAAAATAAGTAGCACTAAACTcgtatctttctttttctaatgtCCCTAAAGTGGATTAGGAGATGGGGAACATCAAGTAGCTAGCAGCAGCCAAGTGTGTTCTGAGTTAGGGTTTTGATACCCACCAAATCTCACATGGTATTGAAGATTGAAGCCCAAAGGAACAAGAAACCACAGCAACCAATATTTTTGCCCATAAGAGAAGTAACCCTGCAACGAAAGGACAACACTGTCCTTATCAGAACAGTCTCAAGTCTCAACACACAGCACAAAGGGCAATCTTGGCTTTTCAGTGGTCCTCGGTATAGAAGAGTGTCCATGAATGATATTACAGCAGGTCATCACCATCCAAGTAATTCTGATAGCGATAGGAGAGCTGCTACAGAAGTAAATAAGGGCACACAATACAAAGGCCAGCAAAAACTGATGAGGCTTGCAGCTATTAATGTCTAAATACAAGTGCCCtagatttctttttaaagttaattatgtcCATGAGAGGGTATCTTAGAAGCTAGGACAGCTAAAACCATGCCTCATTAAAACACGCCATTTAGTTATAGTTGGAActactgctattttttttttctcttgcacTGATATTGTACTCCAGCTTTGAATTGTCAATGGAACTCTACTGAGGAGactgccttttttttcttgtcttcaaTGATATATGGTTGAAAAGACAtagttaaaaacataaaataaatattgtttctgTCTTTTCTATTCTAGAATAATAAACAAATGCTACCTGGATAGGTCTGAAATGGGACAAAGGGCATGTTTATCATTTCActcaaaaacaactaaattcCTTTCCTTAACATAGCTGGTAGCTTGAATGAGAGGTGAAAATATagacaaaaaaatacaagtaacaGAAGTGAcactttatcaaaaaaagttgTCACATTTCAGATTTCACatataatgaaaaacatttatatagcAGATGTTGGTATCACTGATCTTGATAAAGATCAAGTTGATTTTTCATACATACAAAGTTGCCTTCCACTATAAATTTCACCTGTAGAGCGTCCTTAAGTCCCCAGTTTGCCACATACCTATCTTCTTACTCCTCCATTTCCACAGCTTAAAATAGTTGAAAACTATGGGCTTTGCAAATTCTctctgttctttctttcttcttcttctagctCTAGTACTCTATGAGGTCAATGCACAGCCTCTGGTCCCTGCAATGTTCATATTTGGGGATTCAGTTGTTGATGCAGGCAACAACAATCACCTCTACACCATTATAAAAGCAAATTTCCCTCCTTATGGTAGAGACTTTGTCAATCATAAACCAACCGGCAGGTTCTGCAATGGAAAACTTGCTTCAGACTTAACTGGTACACTTCATTTCCAAACCCCATCATGGATCCAGTCTCGTTTTTCAGTctactaatttgtttttctggGTTTATTGTATCTTTTGGTAAACAGCTGAGAACCTAGGTTTCACTTCTTACCCACCAGCCTATCTTAGCAAAAAAGCCAGAGGCAAGAACCTCCTGATCGGTGCCAACTTTGCCTCTGCTGCTTCTGGTTACTATGAAACTACTGCAAAGCTTTATGTAATTTCATTAAGACCCCAAACTCTTAGCATCTCTGTGTCCTCTCATATGTCTCTAGACAATTGAGTAATGTGTTTTGTGTTTTCTGGTGTAGCATGCAATCCCATTGAGTCAGCAATTGGGGAACTACAAGGAATACCAGAATAAGATAGTAGGAATTGCAGGGAAATCCAATGCTTCATCAATCATATCCGGTGCACTCTATCTTATTAGTGCTGGTAGCAGTGATTTTGTTCAAAACTATTACATTAACCCTCTTCTCTACAAGGTCTACACTCTTGATCAGTTCTCAGATCTTCTCATACAATCCTTTACAAGTTTCATCGAGGTCTCTCCTATCCTAAACACACAGTACTTGTGTCGTTCTTCACTTGTTTTAGACTAATGTAATTTTGAGTGCTGCTAAAATCAAATTATGTGCAGGATTTATACAAGCTGGGAGCGAGAAAAATTGGAGTGACATCACTGCCACCACTTGGATGCTTGCCAGCAACTGTCACAATATTTGGGTCTGATAGCAATAAATGTGTGGCCAAGTTAAACAAAGTTGCAGTTTCCTTCAACAACAAGCTCAATTCCACATCTCAAAGCCTGGTAAACAAGCTTTCAGGCCTCAATTTGCTTGTTTTCGACATCTATCAACCTCTTTACGACCTTGTCACAAAGCCTGCTGACTTTGGTaagtacaaaattatttattattggcTTGGCTCTGCCCAAATCTtgttactaattaaaaaataacttgtggGATACAGGATTTGTAGAGGCAAGAAAGGCTTGCTGTGGAACAGGATTGGTAGAAACATCAATATTGTGCAATGGAGAGTCTCCAGGAACATGTGCAAATGCGTCTGAGTATGTATTTTGGGACGGTTTTCATCCATCGGAGGCTGCAAACAAGATCTTAGCGGACGATTTGCTTACCAGTGGCATTTctctcatattttaataaaatgctTAAAATTGACTACTTTCATAAATGAATTTGTCTAAATGGGATTGCTTAATTAATCTTTGTTTGAGAGCATGGCTGTGTGCATTTGGTGTTGGAATGTGTTCGGTAGACATCATGGTTTGAATTTAGCATGTCGAAGGTTTTcaatttttacattaaattgCTCGATGTAGCTTAAGTTGATGCACTGTTGTTTACATGTAATCCTTTGTGTATGAATAAAACATAATACTACGTCCATTTATTTTGTCTTCAAGTTTTTCTTCCtattattttgttcttataaaaattcaaatttattacaTAAATATATGCATTAACCCTtccaccttttttctttttctcaatatAAGGGATATCCTTGATCAACTTatctgattaattaaattaattaagacttAATTCCTTTATATAACAATTAAGAGAACTAAAATAAGATTGAATTCCCTtatataacaattattatttcataacagaataaaagaaaataatagggATAGAGCATATACTTTCTGTTGTAATATAAGattcattttaaaatcaatcatgtttttattttttacatccatTTTATCCTGAAATACTAgctaaacacaattaaaaaaaaaactgaagcgGCTGGACGTTTGAGTaattttccactttttttttttattttctttaacaagCCTCAAACCGGGCCTGCGAAGGCCTGGTGAGGCTACCCAAGAAGCCTCGATTGGAGGCCCGGTCCACATTGACCTGGTCAGTTTAGAGGATTTTTTTCcccctctctttcttcttcctcacatgtaggaaaataaaagaagaaaaatcttatGATTTCGTATTTTATcgggaaagaaaaaataaataccccGATTTTCTCtagaaaatttttgttttttttgttccctGATGGCGAGTAGGAAGCTTGTTCGTGACTTGGTATTCTCATGGAAGCCCCGTTTTCTCCACTTGACAACACACGAGGTTATTTTATCTGCTTGGTTGCGCAGACTTGTTTTTCTGATTAGTTTCTTTCTGCTGAATGGTTGCCGGGAAATAATaggaaaagaaaggagaatATGTGATTACAGAAAGAGGAACATAAGAAGTTATTAGTCTAATTTAATTCACGGTTATTTCTCTgttaaaagaaagacaaaatgtTGGTGCATTAATGGATGTTGCACAAAACAGTAATTCGGAAGATGAACCAGTCCTCAAGACATGATTACTCGGTGAAACtgtaacaaaataataataataatcagaaTCCATTAATGGCGAAGAGATGCATAGAGAAGTAATGATGATCAAGAGAGAGGAACTTACTCGATATGTTTTCGGCAGCAATCTAACAATCTCCCAACATTTAACTCATCTGCAGAATGTTCTCCTGCCGCATCATCCCCACCAAGACAATCCTTTGAATCCTTTGAAGCTGTCCACTGATTTAAAATACTGACTATTCTTGTCAGCTGAATCAGCGTTAAGGGAAAAGAATATAAAAGGTGTATGATGTGAGAAACATGTAAACAACGCAGATTGTT
This region of Populus trichocarpa isolate Nisqually-1 chromosome 9, P.trichocarpa_v4.1, whole genome shotgun sequence genomic DNA includes:
- the LOC7474923 gene encoding GDSL esterase/lipase At5g22810, with protein sequence MGFANSLCSFFLLLLALVLYEVNAQPLVPAMFIFGDSVVDAGNNNHLYTIIKANFPPYGRDFVNHKPTGRFCNGKLASDLTAENLGFTSYPPAYLSKKARGKNLLIGANFASAASGYYETTAKLYHAIPLSQQLGNYKEYQNKIVGIAGKSNASSIISGALYLISAGSSDFVQNYYINPLLYKVYTLDQFSDLLIQSFTSFIEDLYKLGARKIGVTSLPPLGCLPATVTIFGSDSNKCVAKLNKVAVSFNNKLNSTSQSLVNKLSGLNLLVFDIYQPLYDLVTKPADFGFVEARKACCGTGLVETSILCNGESPGTCANASEYVFWDGFHPSEAANKILADDLLTSGISLIF